One window of Hymenobacter sp. BRD128 genomic DNA carries:
- a CDS encoding M14 metallopeptidase family protein — protein sequence MSSLLFRGQVTARNLGQLGLGLLLGLALPLASAAQTTAASPTSAADAAGPLLTPDQFLGYKLGSQFTPQADVLRYAAHVVAHSPGRMRITPYGKTYEHRTLEVIEIGNAENFGRLADIQQNDRRLASLEPGAASRQLPAVCWLSYNVHGNEAVSSEAVMQVLYDLANPQDAQMQDWLKNTVIVVDPCVNPDGHDRYANWYNRVRNQNVNASPDSWEHHEPWPGGRYNHYYFDLNRDWAWQTQQESRQRIVLYNKWLPQVHADFHEMGPNNSYYFSPAAKPYHQDITPWQRQFQNVIGDYNRATFDKNNWLYFTREVYDLYAPTYGDTWPSFNGAIGMTYEQGGGGPAGVAYARIDGDTLTLAQRIAHHHAASRATIQATAERHDDLLREFQSYFTTAKTKPGGTYKTYVLASGNDPGQLRMLTKYLERQQISYGFAPKQLKTTGYSYASGKTEAVTVQPHDVVVSMYQPKSTLVKVLFEPRPQLEDSLTYDITSWALPYSFGVKAFALTQRLDASGPTPSQPVVKGSAAAEARPYAYLARWHNLQDVRFLSKLLQQKVKVRFAQQAFEAEGQKYAPGTLIITRTGNEALGPKFDQLVRAQADSAGSVVQAVKTGFSTTGHDLGSGSVHFVKMPTVAVVAGPGIDATAFGEVWHFFEQQLGYPITVLGTDYLNRVAMSKIDVLILPDGDYTDIYPAAVLENLKAWVRGGGKLIAMEGGAKFLANKRDFLLKTKTADSVAIKKAAGANPYLPLRRYGTTERENTEDQALGTIYRVQLDNTHPLAFGYGDTYSALIRTPLSYKFLGKGGWNVGVIKKNGYYAGFAGSKARKELVDTFVLGEQDLGRGQIVYLGDNPLFRAFWQSGKLLFGNAVFLVGQ from the coding sequence ATGTCTTCACTACTATTTCGCGGGCAAGTCACGGCGCGCAACCTGGGCCAGCTGGGCCTGGGGCTGCTGCTGGGGCTGGCCCTGCCCCTGGCCAGCGCTGCCCAAACTACCGCGGCTAGCCCCACTTCGGCCGCCGACGCGGCGGGGCCGCTGCTCACGCCCGACCAGTTTTTGGGTTACAAGCTGGGCAGTCAGTTTACGCCGCAGGCCGATGTGCTTCGCTACGCCGCCCACGTGGTGGCCCACTCGCCCGGCCGCATGCGCATCACGCCCTACGGCAAGACCTACGAGCACCGCACGCTGGAAGTAATTGAAATCGGCAACGCCGAAAACTTCGGCCGGCTGGCTGATATTCAGCAGAATGACCGCCGGCTGGCTAGCCTCGAACCTGGCGCTGCCAGCCGCCAGCTGCCGGCCGTGTGCTGGCTCAGCTACAATGTGCACGGCAACGAGGCGGTGAGTTCGGAGGCCGTGATGCAGGTGCTCTACGACCTGGCCAACCCGCAGGACGCGCAGATGCAGGACTGGCTCAAGAACACGGTTATCGTGGTGGACCCCTGCGTGAACCCCGACGGCCACGACCGCTACGCCAACTGGTACAACCGCGTGCGCAACCAGAACGTGAACGCCAGCCCCGACTCGTGGGAGCACCACGAGCCCTGGCCCGGCGGGCGCTATAACCACTACTACTTCGACCTGAACCGCGACTGGGCCTGGCAAACCCAGCAGGAAAGCCGCCAGCGCATTGTGCTGTATAACAAGTGGCTGCCGCAGGTGCACGCCGACTTCCACGAGATGGGGCCGAACAACTCGTACTACTTCTCGCCGGCCGCCAAGCCTTATCACCAAGACATTACGCCCTGGCAGCGGCAGTTCCAGAACGTCATTGGCGACTACAACCGGGCCACTTTTGATAAGAACAACTGGCTCTACTTCACCCGCGAGGTGTATGACCTGTACGCCCCCACCTACGGCGATACCTGGCCTAGCTTCAACGGCGCCATCGGCATGACCTACGAGCAGGGCGGCGGCGGCCCGGCCGGCGTGGCCTACGCCCGCATCGACGGCGACACGCTGACCCTAGCCCAGCGCATTGCGCACCACCACGCGGCCAGCCGCGCCACCATCCAGGCCACCGCCGAGCGCCACGACGACCTGTTGCGCGAGTTCCAGTCGTACTTCACCACCGCCAAGACCAAGCCCGGCGGTACCTACAAAACTTACGTGCTGGCCTCCGGTAACGACCCCGGCCAGCTGCGCATGCTAACGAAGTACCTGGAGCGCCAGCAAATCAGCTACGGCTTTGCACCCAAGCAGCTCAAAACCACCGGCTACAGCTACGCCAGCGGCAAAACCGAGGCCGTGACCGTGCAGCCCCACGACGTGGTGGTGAGCATGTATCAGCCCAAATCGACGCTCGTGAAAGTGCTATTCGAGCCGCGCCCGCAGCTCGAAGACTCGCTCACCTACGACATTACCTCCTGGGCCCTGCCCTACTCGTTCGGGGTGAAGGCCTTCGCCCTCACCCAGCGCCTCGATGCCAGCGGCCCCACCCCTAGCCAGCCCGTGGTGAAGGGCAGCGCGGCTGCCGAGGCCCGCCCCTACGCCTACCTCGCCCGCTGGCACAACCTGCAGGACGTGCGCTTTCTCAGCAAGCTGCTGCAGCAGAAGGTGAAAGTGCGATTTGCCCAGCAGGCCTTTGAGGCGGAGGGCCAGAAATACGCGCCCGGCACGCTCATTATCACGCGTACTGGCAACGAGGCGCTGGGCCCCAAATTCGACCAGCTGGTGCGGGCGCAGGCCGACTCGGCCGGCTCGGTGGTACAGGCCGTGAAGACGGGCTTTTCGACCACGGGCCACGACCTAGGCTCGGGCTCGGTGCACTTCGTGAAGATGCCCACCGTGGCCGTAGTGGCCGGCCCCGGCATCGACGCCACGGCCTTTGGCGAGGTGTGGCACTTCTTCGAGCAGCAGCTTGGCTACCCAATTACGGTGCTCGGCACCGACTACCTGAACCGCGTGGCCATGTCGAAAATCGACGTGCTCATCCTGCCCGATGGTGATTACACCGACATCTACCCCGCCGCAGTCCTCGAAAACCTCAAGGCCTGGGTGCGCGGCGGTGGCAAGCTCATCGCGATGGAAGGCGGCGCCAAGTTCCTGGCCAACAAGCGCGACTTCCTGCTCAAAACTAAAACCGCCGACTCTGTAGCCATTAAAAAAGCGGCCGGGGCCAACCCCTACCTGCCGCTGCGCCGCTACGGCACCACCGAGCGCGAAAACACGGAGGACCAAGCGCTCGGCACCATCTACCGCGTGCAGCTCGACAACACGCACCCGCTAGCCTTCGGCTACGGCGACACGTACTCGGCGCTCATCCGCACGCCGCTCAGCTACAAGTTTTTAGGTAAGGGCGGCTGGAACGTGGGCGTTATCAAGAAGAATGGCTACTACGCCGGCTTCGCGGGCAGCAAGGCTCGAAAAGAGCTAGTTGACACCTTCGTGCTAGGCGAGCAGGACCTGGGCCGCGGCCAGATTGTTTACCTCGGCGACAACCCGCTGTTCCGCGCCTTCTGGCAGAGCGGGAAGCTGTTGTTTGGCAACGCCGTGTTTCTGGTGGGGCAGTAA